A region of the Emys orbicularis isolate rEmyOrb1 chromosome 6, rEmyOrb1.hap1, whole genome shotgun sequence genome:
GCCTAGTTCCTTTTTAGTTTGCATTAAAAAGGAAAATCTAGTCTCATGTAGTAGGTTTGGCTTTGGGCCAGCCAGTACAACAAATCTGCTGCTACAACTTGGTGGGTAATTCCTACATGAGAGAACTTGTTCTATTGCTGAAAAAGTAATAAGGTTACTGTAATAGCTTTTGGGTTGTTGTAGGAGACATTTTTTTGACTCACACTAGTGTATTCAAAATCCACTGATTCTAAAGAAAGTCTTGGTATGCAACACTGGCTATTAGGATTGAGCCACCAGAATATCCAGTCTATAAACAGAGTATGAACTTCAGTCCCCCTCTTTATGACTAACTTGTTTTTTGATTTGAGCACACTTGCAAAAATAAAACTTGGTGTTGAATCTCTTCTCTCTACAGGAAGAATTTAGGGCTGAATTGAAATCTGCTGGTGATAAGCTTGTAGTTGTTGACTTCTCGGCCACATGGTGTGGACCATGCAAAATGATCAAACCCTTTTTTCATGTAAGTAACAATGCCAAACTCAATACTCTGCTAGTTTTTACAGCTGAGACTTGACTAGTGCAATGCTATCTTACTATAAAACTAGGTCACTATGGATGTCTGAACGGTCTTGTTACTTGACACACATGGGGGAAGACTTGCAAGAAAATCTCAGTTGTGACGTCCGTGTGACTGTAACCAAAACAATGATATTCCTAATGTTGTCCAAACAATTCTTCACCACTCTCTTTAAAgcattcccttcctccctctccaaaAAAGTGAAATGCTCTTCACAACTTATTGTGAGGATCGTAACAAACTGGCAAGGTCaagaaaattgaaataaaattcaTTGTCTCTGGTGCCATAAAAGACAGCCTTGTCAAATGATTTTGAAGTCTAAAACTCAAATAACATTCTAACAAAATGACAGAACAGGCTGAAATAATATTAATACTTACGACCCAAACAAGAAAAGTAAAGAACTGTAACCCTGCATGCTAACTCCAAATAGCCATCAGTGAAAACTAGGAATTATGATTCATTAGTGTAATATGTGGCTTGGAAGTTGTACCAATTTcctggtacagtagaacctcagttatgaacacttcgggaatggaggttgttcgtaactctgaacaaaaagttatggttctttcaaaagcttaaaacagaacattgacttaatacagctttgaaactttactatgcagaagaaaaatgctgctgtcCCTTTTTCagtagtttaacacagtactgtactgtatttgctttttgtcgctgctgctgcctgattgcatacttccagctccaaatgaggtgtgcgcttgactggtcagtttgtaactctggtgctcATAACACTGAGATTTTACTGTATCTACTTACTTTATGAAGGGTAAACCTTTTTGATGAATGAAGGTACTTCATATGTGACTCTCCAAAGTTTCAGCGCTATTAAAACTTTGTTCTAATTCTCTTGAGGAATTGGGTCAAACTTTCACAAATTATCAATTTTCTTCAGTCAAAAGAGAAAAACATTACAATCTTTAAAGCTATTAAAAAGAAGGGAATACATGTTTGAGATCCATCTGAAGGAAGAGGGCACATGTATCACTCTGTAGACGTGTAAATCTTACTCTTCAACTGACTTGCAACTTGCTTAATGATTTTAAAACTTCATTATGGCTTAGGAGCGTGCAAATATAATCATCCTAGAGACACACCTGTCACATGACTTCATGGTTGAGGGAAATGCCCTAATAAGTTCCTCTCTAACTACTCTTAGTTTAAAGCTGGGTAGTGGAAGGTTTGCCTTTTGCTAAAGATCTTAGTAAAAAGCATTTGAAACTGAAATGTACTACTAAAAATCTTAAAATGACTTCTGTGGTACATGTAACTGAACTCTTGATGCTCCAGCTAGTGACATAATTGCTCTATGGGAAATGAAACTTCTACTTATCTACTTTTTAGTAAAAGATACTAACTGGTAAcatttgtttttccccaaatggGGCTCTTATATAAGACTCCTAGAGCACTCTTAAACAAGGTTTATATGAAGTAAAAACTGCAATTTTaacactttttgttttaaaactttagagtcttTGTGAGAAGTTCCCAGACGTCGTGTTTCTTGAAGTTGATGTGGATGATGCTCAGGTAAGGTCCACAAATAGTGCACCCAAAAGTAATACTGTTTGTGGCAGAACTGGCAGTAAAGGTTAACTTTGCCATGTAATCTAATACTGGGAAACTTGTCTCCTACAAACTTGGTGTTTTTAGGAGACACCTAAAATGGTCGTTGCTCTCAAAATGGTCAGTCGCTGCAACAGTGGTTACCTAGAGCAAGAAACTAGGGATTAATTGTTATTTCTAAAGGGAATATTTTAATCCCCTGTTAGTAATTCAGCATTTCTCCATCATGTACTTTAATTCCTAGCAAACACTAATTGACAAGAGATGGGTCTGATTGCTAAAGTGATCTCGATCCTGTACTCCTTGCATATCCAAAACTCCTGTTGTCCTCAGTGCATGCGAATAACACTTGATGGAAACATTCAAACTAGACTAAAATATCAAGAATTCATTTTAAAGTCCAAATGTTAATAGGGGCATTTCTCTAATATCTGGAATCAAGCCATCTTAAAAT
Encoded here:
- the LOC135880276 gene encoding thioredoxin-like codes for the protein MVKTVGNLEEFRAELKSAGDKLVVVDFSATWCGPCKMIKPFFHSLCEKFPDVVFLEVDVDDAQDVASDCTVQCMPTFQFYKQGNKVHEFSGANREKLEESITKLR